From a region of the Gordonia sp. PP30 genome:
- the acs gene encoding acetate--CoA ligase: MSTTEQVYPPSPEFAAQANATEAMYARAEADPDEFWAEQARNLDWATPFSTVLDWSDAPFAKWYSDGKLNVAVNCVDRHVAAGKGDRVAIHWVGEPGDSRDITYSQLKDEVSRAANYFAAIGLQAGDRVAVYMPMVPEAIIAMLACARIGLTHSVVFAGFSAAALRSRVDDAEAKVVITTDGQFRRGQPAELKTHVDEALGTGDDAAPSVEKVIVVRRTNHDPNLPWVDGRDVWWEDTVGEASPHHEPEAFDAEHPLFLLYTSGTTGKPKGIVHTSGGYLTQANYTFHNVFDHKEGRDVFWCTADIGWVTGHSYIVYGPLSNGATEVIYEGTPNSPDEHRHFNIIEKYGVTIYYTAPTLIRTFMKWGRAIPDAHDLTSLRLLGSVGEPINPEAWRWYHEVIGAGRCPIVDTWWQTETGGIMIAPLPGVTACKPGSAMRPLPGISANIVDDNANPVGAGEQGYLVLDRPWPGMLRTIWGDPERFKDTYWSRFADEGWYFAGDGARYDDDHALWVLGRVDDVMNVSGHRISTAEVESALVAHPAVAEAAVIGAADETTGQGIVAFVILMEGVANDGETLIAEMRNQVSIDISPIAKPREINIVPELPKTRSGKIMRRLLKDVAEGRELGDTSTLVDPSVFEAIRAKRS; encoded by the coding sequence ATGTCCACCACCGAGCAGGTCTATCCCCCGTCCCCGGAATTCGCCGCGCAGGCCAACGCCACCGAGGCGATGTACGCCCGCGCCGAAGCCGATCCGGACGAATTCTGGGCTGAGCAGGCGCGGAACCTGGACTGGGCGACGCCGTTCAGCACCGTCCTGGACTGGTCGGATGCGCCGTTCGCCAAGTGGTACTCGGACGGCAAGCTGAACGTGGCCGTCAACTGCGTCGACCGCCATGTCGCCGCCGGTAAGGGCGACCGCGTCGCGATCCACTGGGTGGGCGAGCCCGGCGACAGCCGCGACATCACCTACAGCCAGCTCAAGGACGAGGTGTCCCGGGCCGCGAACTACTTCGCCGCGATCGGTCTGCAGGCCGGTGACCGCGTCGCCGTCTACATGCCGATGGTCCCCGAGGCGATCATCGCGATGCTCGCCTGCGCGCGCATCGGCCTGACCCACTCGGTGGTCTTCGCCGGCTTCTCCGCCGCCGCCCTGCGCTCGCGCGTCGACGACGCCGAGGCCAAGGTGGTCATCACCACCGACGGTCAGTTCCGCCGCGGCCAGCCCGCCGAGCTCAAGACGCACGTCGACGAGGCCCTGGGCACCGGCGACGACGCCGCGCCCTCGGTGGAGAAGGTGATCGTGGTCCGTCGTACCAACCACGACCCGAACCTGCCGTGGGTCGACGGTCGCGACGTCTGGTGGGAGGACACCGTCGGCGAGGCATCGCCGCACCACGAGCCGGAGGCGTTCGACGCCGAGCACCCGCTCTTCCTGCTCTACACCTCCGGCACCACCGGCAAGCCGAAGGGCATCGTCCACACCTCCGGCGGCTACCTGACGCAGGCCAACTACACCTTCCACAACGTGTTCGACCACAAGGAGGGGCGCGACGTCTTCTGGTGCACCGCCGACATCGGCTGGGTCACCGGGCACTCGTACATCGTGTACGGCCCGCTCTCCAACGGCGCGACCGAGGTGATCTACGAGGGCACCCCGAATTCGCCGGACGAGCACCGCCACTTCAACATCATCGAGAAGTATGGCGTCACCATCTACTACACGGCACCCACGCTGATCCGCACCTTCATGAAGTGGGGCCGCGCGATCCCGGATGCCCACGACCTGACCTCGCTGCGTCTGCTGGGCAGTGTCGGCGAGCCGATCAACCCGGAGGCGTGGCGCTGGTACCACGAGGTGATCGGCGCGGGCCGCTGCCCGATCGTCGACACCTGGTGGCAGACCGAGACCGGCGGCATCATGATCGCCCCGCTGCCCGGCGTCACCGCGTGCAAGCCGGGCTCGGCGATGCGGCCGCTGCCGGGTATCAGCGCGAACATCGTCGACGACAACGCCAACCCGGTCGGCGCCGGCGAGCAGGGGTACCTGGTGCTCGACCGCCCGTGGCCGGGCATGCTGCGCACCATCTGGGGCGACCCGGAGCGTTTCAAGGACACCTACTGGTCGCGTTTCGCCGACGAGGGCTGGTACTTCGCCGGCGACGGCGCCCGGTACGACGACGACCACGCCCTCTGGGTGCTCGGCCGCGTGGACGACGTCATGAACGTCTCCGGACACCGCATCTCCACCGCCGAGGTGGAATCGGCGCTGGTGGCGCATCCGGCCGTCGCCGAGGCCGCCGTGATCGGTGCCGCCGACGAGACCACCGGCCAGGGCATCGTCGCCTTCGTCATCCTGATGGAGGGCGTGGCGAACGACGGCGAGACGCTGATCGCCGAGATGCGCAACCAGGTGTCGATCGACATCTCGCCGATCGCCAAGCCGCGCGAGATCAACATCGTGCCCGAGCTGCCCAAGACGCGCTCGGGCAAGATCATGCGCCGGCTGCTGAAGGACGTCGCCGAGGGCCGCGAACTCGGCGACACCTCGACGCTGGTGGATCCGTCGGTCTTCGAGGCGATCCGCGCCAAGCGGAGCTGA
- a CDS encoding oxidoreductase yields MTADPLAPLLDLPGVAEAAAEAGEALAAVHRHPVNLRGWDKTSRESSWRGGRSSAAMEGATTELNREHDFDDPVMAGAIRVAQALDPDSLDREVAVFRRAPMRSLARLHSLAAAELVDDDTELGRPRAEPHIAQRLDLLGQLVTGATQVPAAVLAAVVHGELLALAPFEKGNAVVARGASRLVTASTGLDPHLLGVPEVSWLRHLGDYRELSALFATGDPQALADWIVLSCRAMTAGAAEARTIADAARS; encoded by the coding sequence GTGACCGCCGATCCGCTCGCCCCCCTGCTCGATCTCCCCGGCGTGGCCGAGGCCGCCGCCGAAGCGGGTGAGGCGTTGGCCGCCGTGCACCGTCATCCGGTGAATCTGCGGGGGTGGGACAAGACCTCGCGCGAGTCGTCGTGGCGCGGCGGCCGTAGTTCGGCCGCGATGGAGGGCGCGACCACCGAACTGAACCGTGAGCACGACTTCGACGATCCGGTGATGGCCGGCGCGATCCGCGTGGCGCAGGCCCTCGACCCGGACTCCCTCGATCGGGAGGTGGCGGTGTTCCGGCGCGCACCGATGCGGTCGCTCGCCCGGCTGCACTCGCTGGCCGCCGCCGAACTGGTCGACGACGACACCGAGCTGGGCCGCCCGCGGGCCGAGCCGCACATCGCGCAGCGGCTCGATCTGCTCGGCCAGCTGGTCACCGGCGCGACGCAGGTGCCCGCCGCCGTACTGGCGGCGGTCGTGCACGGCGAATTGCTGGCGCTGGCCCCGTTCGAGAAGGGGAACGCGGTCGTCGCGCGCGGGGCGTCGCGGCTGGTGACGGCGTCGACCGGGCTCGATCCGCATCTGCTCGGTGTGCCCGAGGTGTCGTGGCTGCGTCATCTCGGCGACTACCGGGAACTCTCCGCGCTGTTCGCCACCGGGGATCCGCAGGCGCTCGCCGACTGGATCGTGCTGAGTTGCCGGGCGATGACGGCCGGGGCGGCGGAAGCCCGGACCATCGCCGACGCCGCGCGTTCCTGA
- a CDS encoding HAD-IB family hydrolase, with product MTSTSPGRSAAFFDLDKTVIARSSALAFTRHFYDGGLLSKRGMLRSAIAQLQFVLTSDHTDQVEKMRQHVTDMCTGWEAATVSSIVTETLDDVVRPVIFTEAAELIAEHRAAGRDIILISASGMEMVEPIGVMLGVDTVRATRMEVVDGHYSGRIEFYCYGEEKARAMRELAEERGYDLAECYAYSDSSTDIPMLETAGHRAVVNPDKALRAHALAHDWEILDFPNPAPLVDWSSPATRGWTAAAAAGVGVIAAAAVAYGISHRRHHAA from the coding sequence GTGACATCGACGTCGCCCGGCCGGTCCGCGGCTTTCTTCGACCTGGACAAGACGGTCATCGCCCGGTCGAGCGCACTGGCCTTCACCAGGCACTTCTACGACGGCGGGCTGCTCAGCAAACGCGGCATGCTGCGGTCGGCGATCGCTCAGCTCCAATTCGTCCTGACCTCCGATCACACCGACCAGGTCGAGAAGATGCGCCAGCACGTCACCGACATGTGCACCGGCTGGGAAGCGGCCACCGTCTCGTCGATCGTCACCGAGACGCTCGACGACGTGGTGCGCCCGGTGATCTTCACCGAGGCCGCCGAACTGATCGCCGAGCACCGTGCGGCCGGGCGCGACATCATCCTGATCTCCGCCTCCGGCATGGAGATGGTGGAACCGATCGGCGTCATGCTGGGCGTCGACACCGTCCGCGCCACCCGGATGGAGGTGGTCGACGGCCACTACTCGGGCCGGATCGAGTTCTACTGCTACGGCGAGGAGAAGGCGCGCGCGATGCGCGAGCTCGCCGAGGAACGCGGCTACGACCTCGCGGAGTGCTACGCCTACTCCGATTCGAGCACCGACATCCCGATGCTGGAGACCGCGGGACACCGCGCCGTCGTCAATCCGGACAAGGCGCTGCGCGCGCACGCGCTCGCCCACGACTGGGAGATCCTCGACTTTCCGAATCCGGCACCGCTGGTCGACTGGTCGAGCCCGGCGACTCGTGGCTGGACGGCCGCGGCGGCCGCCGGCGTGGGCGTGATCGCCGCGGCGGCGGTGGCCTACGGAATCTCCCATCGGCGACACCACGCCGCGTGA
- a CDS encoding alpha/beta fold hydrolase, translating to MRKTLGALCAALLATVFGLMTAGPAGAAPSSKLPENYNFFGGIPYELAHPGGDLPGANDWSCKPSPEHPRPVILVHGTGGAKTTNWGSYVPMLRNRGYCVYALTYGALPGLPWPFTAIGGMDRIDISAHQLDAFVEKVRKSTGAPTVDLVGHSQGTYMPTYYLKYLGGADKVTDYVSLAPLWRGTGSVNPVMTQLGEAIGAVPLPFCVGCGGMLPGSPMNKKIWRGGSPYVKGVRYTNISTRYDEMVVPYTAGQVPGRPGEDVTNIVVQDTCAQDYSDHMAIAGSRRAAYMVLNALDPQHPVTVPCEVVPPFTG from the coding sequence ATGCGGAAGACTCTCGGCGCGCTCTGCGCCGCGCTGCTGGCGACGGTGTTCGGGCTGATGACGGCCGGTCCGGCGGGTGCCGCGCCGTCGTCGAAGCTCCCGGAGAACTACAACTTCTTCGGCGGGATCCCGTACGAGCTGGCGCACCCCGGCGGTGATCTGCCCGGTGCCAACGACTGGTCGTGCAAGCCCAGCCCCGAACACCCGCGGCCGGTGATCCTGGTGCACGGCACCGGGGGCGCCAAGACCACCAACTGGGGGTCGTACGTGCCGATGCTCCGCAACCGCGGGTACTGCGTGTACGCGCTCACCTACGGGGCGCTGCCCGGGCTGCCGTGGCCGTTCACCGCGATCGGCGGCATGGACCGGATCGACATCAGCGCGCACCAGCTCGACGCCTTCGTCGAGAAGGTGCGCAAGTCCACCGGCGCGCCGACGGTCGACCTGGTCGGCCACTCGCAGGGCACCTACATGCCGACTTATTACCTGAAGTACCTCGGCGGGGCGGACAAGGTGACCGACTACGTCTCGCTGGCGCCGCTGTGGCGCGGGACCGGGTCGGTGAATCCAGTGATGACGCAGCTCGGTGAGGCGATCGGTGCGGTGCCGCTGCCGTTCTGCGTGGGTTGCGGCGGGATGCTGCCCGGCTCGCCGATGAACAAGAAGATCTGGCGCGGCGGCAGCCCGTATGTGAAGGGCGTCCGCTACACCAACATCAGCACCCGGTACGACGAGATGGTGGTGCCCTACACCGCCGGGCAGGTCCCCGGCCGTCCCGGCGAGGACGTCACGAACATCGTCGTGCAGGACACCTGCGCGCAGGACTACAGCGATCACATGGCGATCGCGGGGTCCCGCCGCGCGGCGTACATGGTGCTGAACGCCCTCGACCCGCAGCACCCGGTGACGGTGCCGTGCGAGGTGGTCCCGCCCTTCACCGGCTGA
- the ssd gene encoding septum site-determining protein Ssd yields the protein MSETLLVLTGEVLQGDVARCGAAAGYRIVVGDPARCRHDWLRAGAVVVDGDALGRLTESRLPARPGVLVVSGSGTDARTWRNGLAAGAQGGYVLPDDEAALVAALSAVRQPRRGAAPSVALVGGHGGAGVSTMAVVLAQCASRSGSPVLLLDAEPGGAGLDLLLGAEDTPGLRWGDITGETGSIAGQALSAALPRCGARLKFLTSRRDDGTPLSAETVLTVVDAARAHGDTVIADAGRAVDAAALGVLDSADLAVVMTTASVPAVAATRKLVTRARLGGQARLLVRGPAPGGLSAGQVAEAVGLPLLAALRSRRALARSGEEGGLRPGRRGPETVAARAVLDALAGPRGGRR from the coding sequence ATGAGCGAGACGCTGCTGGTCCTGACCGGCGAGGTGCTGCAGGGTGACGTCGCCCGCTGCGGCGCGGCGGCCGGGTACCGGATCGTGGTCGGCGACCCGGCGCGCTGCCGGCACGACTGGCTGCGGGCCGGTGCGGTGGTGGTCGACGGCGACGCCCTCGGGCGGCTCACCGAATCCCGGCTGCCCGCGCGGCCAGGGGTGCTGGTGGTGTCCGGGTCGGGAACCGACGCGCGCACCTGGCGCAACGGACTGGCGGCGGGTGCGCAGGGCGGATATGTGCTGCCCGACGACGAGGCCGCGCTCGTCGCGGCGCTCTCGGCGGTCCGGCAGCCGCGGCGCGGTGCGGCACCGTCGGTCGCGCTGGTCGGCGGTCACGGCGGGGCAGGGGTGAGCACGATGGCGGTGGTGCTGGCGCAGTGCGCCAGCCGGTCGGGAAGTCCGGTCCTTCTGCTCGACGCCGAGCCCGGCGGCGCGGGCCTGGACCTGCTGCTCGGCGCCGAAGACACCCCGGGGCTGCGCTGGGGTGACATCACCGGGGAGACCGGCAGCATCGCCGGACAGGCGCTGTCGGCGGCGCTCCCGCGATGCGGCGCACGTCTGAAATTCTTGACGTCCCGGCGTGACGACGGCACACCGTTGTCCGCGGAGACGGTGCTGACGGTCGTCGACGCCGCGCGCGCCCACGGCGACACGGTGATCGCCGACGCGGGCCGCGCCGTCGACGCGGCCGCGCTCGGTGTGCTCGACTCGGCCGACCTGGCGGTGGTGATGACCACCGCTTCGGTCCCCGCCGTGGCGGCCACCCGTAAGCTCGTCACCCGCGCTCGACTCGGCGGCCAGGCGAGGCTGCTCGTCCGTGGCCCCGCGCCAGGTGGACTGTCCGCCGGGCAGGTGGCCGAGGCCGTCGGACTGCCGCTGCTCGCCGCGCTGCGGAGCCGCCGGGCACTGGCGCGATCCGGTGAGGAGGGCGGACTCCGGCCCGGCCGGCGGGGCCCGGAAACGGTGGCCGCCCGCGCCGTACTGGACGCCCTCGCCGGCCCACGGGGAGGACGACGATGA